ttttttttttttgcatctaaCTTCAGGAGGTAATAGTGCCACTGGGGCAATTGCTGGAGGAGTTGCGGCTGGTGCAGCCTTACTGTTTGCTTCCCCTGCATTAGCATTTGCTTGGTGGCGTCGGAGGAAGCCTCAGGAATTCTTCTTTGATGTTCCTGGTTAGGGTTTtaactgaagaaaaaaaacaaaacagatttAGACTTTGTAGGACGTTTTGATGAAATATGTTTGTCTCTTTGCAGCTGAAGAAGATCCCGAGGTTCATCTAGGACAGCTTAAGAGGTTTTCACTGCGAGAATTACAAGTTGCAACAGATAGCTTTAGCAACAAAAATATTCTGGGTAGAGGAGGATTTGGTAAGGTTTACAAAGGACGTCTAGCAGATGGCTCATTGGTGGCTGTAAAAAGACTTAAAGAAGAACGTACACCTGGAGGAGAGTTGCAGTTTCAAACAGAAGTTGAGATGATAAGCATGGCTGTGCATCGGAATCTCCTCCGCTTACATGGCTTTTGCATGACACCAACTGAAAGACTGCTTGTTTATCCCTACATGGCTAATGGAAGTGTTGCATCATGTTTGAGGGGTAAACCTTGTTATCATTGGCATTTGTCATTGATATTTCAACTGCCTTGCcacaatttgttttgattattaaatAGGTCGATCATTCTTTGTGCCTTCTAATACTAGCTTTGTGCCAGTTATATCATTGCCTTAATTGTTTTATCGATGCATGTTTTAGAACGCCCACCGTCACAACCTCCTCTAGATTGGCCAACACGGAAACGAGTTGCATTGGGATCTGCAAGGGGTTTATCTTATTTGCATGATCATTGTGATCCAAAGATTATTCATCGGGATGTTAAAGCTGCAAATATTTTGTTGGATGAGGAATTTGAGGCTGTTGTTGGGGATTTTGGGTTAGCAAAATTGATGGACTACAAGGATACTCACGTCACCACTGCTGTCCGTGGTACAATAGGGCACATAGCTCCAGAGTACCTATCTACTGGTAAATCGTCCGAGAAAACTGATGTTTTTGGTTATGGAATCATGCTTCTGGAGCTAATTACTGGACAGAGGGCCTTTGACCTTGCTAGGTTGgcaaatgatgatgatgttatgtTGCTCGATTGGGTATGCACACTTTACTATGttcttattgtattttatttttttgttgaagtcTTGTCTTTTTGCCCGTTTCATAAGGCTTCGGAACAATGACCAGTTCGTATATCTAATGGAATTGATGTTGTCTCAGGTAAAAGGACTTCTTAAGGAGAAGAAGTTAGAAATGCTAGTAGATCCTGATCTCCAAAACAAATATGTGGAAGCAGAGGTGGAGCAACTAATCCAGGTTGCGCTGCTTTGTACGCAAGGCACCCCGATGGAGCGGCCTAAGATGTCAGAAGTGGTGAGAATGCTTGAAGGTGATGGTTTAGCAGAGAGATGGGATGAGTGGCAAAAGGTAGAAGTTCTTCGTCAGGAGGTGGAATTATCCCCTCATCCAAATTCTGATTGGATTGTTGACTCGACAGAAAATCTGCATGCGGTTGAGTTATCTGGTCCAAGGTGACCATGGCACAATTACAAGAGAGGAAATActacctattttttatttttatcataattttgctACTCTTTTTTTCGTCTTTTGATTTGATGAATGTATCCTGATTTTAAGTCTCATGTAAGTCCATTCTGCATTGTATTCATTACCTTTGTGCATACGAGTCGTGTTGTTGAGCTGCAATTTGTGTCATCTGCTGCCAATGGAGTCTGATATTTGGATGCGGCCCGTGCAGTTCAATCTTGCCTACTGCAATTTTATGGAAAGAGTAGGCCTGAGTagtgattttttcaaatttaagtaCATAGAGGAACCCCCATGGAACGCCGGTTActaatttaaacattttttagtGAGAAAATTGTCTGGATGG
This genomic interval from Populus nigra chromosome 11, ddPopNigr1.1, whole genome shotgun sequence contains the following:
- the LOC133668581 gene encoding somatic embryogenesis receptor kinase 2-like codes for the protein MERKVGDLLFLWLLILVLLLHPVWLVLGNMEGDALHSLRSNLNDPNNVLQSWDPTLVNPCTWFHVTCDNDNSVIRVDLGNAALSGQLVPQLGLLKNLQYLELYSNNISGPIPSDLGNLTNLVSLDLYLNSFTGPIPDTLGKLSKLRFLRLNNNSLVGPIPMSLTNISALQVLDLSNNRLSGVVPDNGSFSLFTPISFANNLDLCGPVTGHPCPGSPPFSPPPPFVPPPPVSTPGGNSATGAIAGGVAAGAALLFASPALAFAWWRRRKPQEFFFDVPAEEDPEVHLGQLKRFSLRELQVATDSFSNKNILGRGGFGKVYKGRLADGSLVAVKRLKEERTPGGELQFQTEVEMISMAVHRNLLRLHGFCMTPTERLLVYPYMANGSVASCLRERPPSQPPLDWPTRKRVALGSARGLSYLHDHCDPKIIHRDVKAANILLDEEFEAVVGDFGLAKLMDYKDTHVTTAVRGTIGHIAPEYLSTGKSSEKTDVFGYGIMLLELITGQRAFDLARLANDDDVMLLDWVKGLLKEKKLEMLVDPDLQNKYVEAEVEQLIQVALLCTQGTPMERPKMSEVVRMLEGDGLAERWDEWQKVEVLRQEVELSPHPNSDWIVDSTENLHAVELSGPR